One genomic region from Thermomicrobium sp. 4228-Ro encodes:
- a CDS encoding NUDIX domain-containing protein, which yields MSAPYALAAFTVTFLFAGDSCLLLERSRDRTRFPGQWTGIGGRVEPHELAGLAAAARREAGEETGLPDDALPPLVLRRVVLQHRPGSSELTLLLYFTGELPQPVVPPPGREGTFHWVTTAELSRLPLIDNARIVLPLLVADRRHDPAGHGPVRLGVARCAPDGTVVEIVWS from the coding sequence ATGTCCGCCCCGTATGCACTGGCAGCTTTCACGGTGACCTTTCTCTTCGCCGGCGACTCCTGCCTCCTGCTCGAGCGGAGTCGCGACCGGACCCGGTTTCCCGGGCAGTGGACCGGTATCGGCGGCCGGGTCGAGCCGCACGAGCTGGCTGGCCTGGCCGCTGCGGCTCGTCGCGAAGCCGGCGAGGAAACAGGTCTCCCGGACGATGCCTTGCCACCGCTCGTCCTCCGCCGAGTCGTCCTCCAGCACCGTCCGGGAAGCTCGGAGCTCACGCTGCTCCTCTACTTCACCGGGGAACTCCCGCAGCCAGTGGTGCCACCGCCGGGTCGCGAAGGCACCTTCCACTGGGTCACGACCGCCGAGCTGTCCCGGCTCCCCTTGATCGACAACGCTCGGATCGTCCTGCCACTGCTCGTGGCCGACCGGAGGCATGACCCAGCCGGACACGGACCGGTCCGGCTCGGTGTGGCTCGCTGCGCCCCCGACGGGACGGTCGTCGAGATCGTCTGGAGCTGA
- a CDS encoding regulator, with the protein MTPIEVTPQPPDIDQRALRVFLKAIELVGGPRQLVELKRLTWLPSLMEASYAVVLSEEHHWSADEIARFLGVSTAAVRHLLRAPEAAVLERLRGEEPSEHNVHIAGGLAKLALDALRREEERTQPEG; encoded by the coding sequence ATGACACCGATCGAGGTGACACCGCAGCCACCCGATATCGACCAGCGAGCGCTCCGCGTCTTCCTCAAGGCGATCGAGCTCGTGGGAGGTCCCCGCCAGCTCGTCGAGCTGAAGCGCCTCACTTGGCTTCCCAGTCTCATGGAAGCGTCCTACGCTGTCGTCCTCTCGGAGGAGCACCACTGGTCGGCCGACGAGATCGCGCGCTTTCTCGGCGTGTCGACCGCTGCCGTCCGGCACCTGCTCCGCGCGCCGGAGGCTGCGGTGCTCGAGCGCCTGCGCGGTGAGGAGCCGAGCGAGCACAACGTCCATATCGCTGGCGGGCTCGCCAAGCTGGCGCTCGACGCGCTCCGGCGCGAGGAAGAGCGCACCCAACCGGAAGGGTGA
- a CDS encoding carbohydrate ABC transporter permease translates to MTRRRGWRRALARLGLAALVWLVVVVMALPLYWVATGALKTNREIYTFPPVWIPRDPQWSNFVAAWEAVPFGRFFLNSIVTTLGAVTIELVFALFSAYALVFVKARGKGIVFAVTVAALLVPQTVTLLPNYLTIARLGWIDTYQGLIVPVAAVAFGVFLFRQHFLTLPRDLLDAARLDGCGHLGLLRHVVVPLSRPVIVTFLVIYLVSHWNDFLWPLVATNRLEWRTVPIGVAYLYQVEGVQNWGPILAGTVMALAPMLLVYVVAQRWIVKGIGGGALKG, encoded by the coding sequence ATGACTAGGCGACGCGGTTGGCGCCGGGCGCTGGCGCGGCTCGGGCTGGCAGCGCTGGTGTGGCTCGTGGTGGTCGTCATGGCACTGCCGCTGTACTGGGTGGCGACCGGCGCCCTCAAGACGAACCGGGAGATCTACACCTTCCCGCCGGTCTGGATCCCACGCGATCCGCAGTGGAGCAACTTCGTGGCAGCGTGGGAGGCAGTGCCGTTCGGGCGCTTTTTCCTGAACAGTATCGTCACGACGCTCGGTGCCGTCACGATCGAACTCGTCTTCGCGCTCTTCTCGGCCTACGCGCTGGTGTTCGTGAAGGCGCGCGGGAAGGGCATCGTCTTCGCAGTCACGGTGGCAGCGCTGCTCGTTCCGCAAACGGTGACGCTGTTGCCGAACTATCTCACGATCGCCCGCCTGGGCTGGATCGATACCTACCAGGGACTGATCGTCCCCGTGGCGGCAGTGGCGTTCGGCGTCTTCCTGTTCCGGCAGCACTTCCTGACGCTCCCGCGTGACCTCCTCGACGCGGCACGGCTCGACGGGTGCGGGCACCTCGGGCTCTTACGCCATGTGGTCGTGCCGCTGTCGCGACCGGTGATCGTGACCTTCCTGGTGATCTACCTCGTCTCGCACTGGAACGACTTTCTCTGGCCCCTCGTGGCCACCAACCGGTTGGAGTGGCGCACTGTCCCCATCGGCGTGGCCTACCTCTACCAGGTCGAAGGTGTCCAGAACTGGGGCCCGATCCTGGCGGGCACGGTGATGGCGCTCGCTCCCATGTTGCTCGTCTACGTGGTCGCCCAGCGGTGGATCGTCAAGGGGATCGGAGGTGGCGCGCTGAAGGGATGA
- a CDS encoding glycerophosphodiester phosphodiesterase, whose amino-acid sequence MNRVVHHPFFRRWPRRPWIIAHRGASGLVPENTLTAFVLAAEQGADFVELDLRITRDGHLVVCHDATLERTTDGRGFVHEHTLAELQRLDAGYAFTLDRGVTYPFRGLGLRIPSFEEVIAALPSHIGIDAEVKSAPWDPADRRRGQAIAERLVALVRARPELRERLLISSFDTAVLDTVRARDPELPVGLCTIPLAPLPEQLRSTIECGYDAFHPMDVGFDEHGAAVVASAYLAGLVVNVWTVDAPDRAVELAALGVDGIITDYPEATRQAIERALNRQRPTGLATTR is encoded by the coding sequence ATGAACAGAGTTGTCCACCACCCGTTCTTCCGCCGCTGGCCGCGCAGACCGTGGATCATCGCCCACCGCGGTGCTTCCGGGCTGGTACCGGAGAACACGCTGACCGCCTTCGTCCTCGCCGCCGAACAGGGCGCCGATTTCGTCGAGCTCGATCTCCGGATCACCCGCGACGGACACCTGGTCGTCTGCCACGACGCGACGCTCGAGCGGACGACCGATGGCCGCGGCTTCGTCCACGAGCACACGCTCGCCGAGCTCCAGCGACTGGACGCTGGCTACGCCTTCACCCTCGACCGTGGTGTCACCTATCCGTTCCGCGGCTTGGGACTGCGCATCCCGTCTTTCGAGGAAGTCATCGCCGCCCTACCCAGTCACATCGGCATCGACGCTGAGGTGAAGTCGGCCCCCTGGGATCCAGCCGACCGGCGACGTGGGCAAGCTATCGCGGAGCGACTGGTCGCGCTCGTCCGCGCACGCCCCGAACTCCGCGAGCGTCTCCTGATCTCCTCGTTCGACACCGCCGTCCTGGATACGGTCCGGGCACGTGACCCGGAACTTCCCGTCGGGCTGTGCACGATCCCGCTCGCACCCCTGCCCGAACAGCTCCGGTCGACGATCGAGTGCGGCTATGACGCCTTCCACCCGATGGACGTGGGATTCGACGAGCACGGCGCGGCGGTCGTCGCTTCGGCCTATCTGGCTGGGCTGGTCGTCAACGTGTGGACCGTCGATGCACCGGATCGGGCCGTGGAACTGGCTGCACTCGGCGTCGACGGTATCATCACCGACTACCCGGAAGCGACGCGCCAGGCGATCGAGCGCGCGCTCAATAGACAGCGCCCGACCGGCCTCGCAACGACGCGGTGA
- a CDS encoding KaiC domain-containing protein: MREHEPLVEAVAPLAELAEKTPKLEGVPTGVPGLDELFFVTEWRDGKPVRRSLGGIPRYAVLQVTGVSDTGKSLMVEQFAVERARHGEPCVFVTTEAPGPFVALSLQLRARAMGVPLDAVDRAVILVDAATHTTLAHDLGTLLSTLAYAIRTYRARAVVIDSLTGFYEAREMQAREIVRPLYSFLKKWHQTALAVSQKRSGHELLTAEAAGGFAVGHILDGSLVLAKQPVLTAQQARLYRIPIGETVRLFRIDGCRMSGHDTATHLLDITPEGLVRIGPRLSDLARGKSSTTAGEEEAE; the protein is encoded by the coding sequence ATGCGCGAGCACGAGCCGCTCGTCGAGGCCGTCGCACCGCTCGCCGAACTCGCCGAGAAGACACCGAAGCTGGAAGGCGTTCCGACCGGTGTACCGGGGCTCGACGAGCTCTTCTTCGTGACCGAGTGGCGGGACGGCAAGCCCGTTCGCCGCTCGCTCGGGGGTATCCCGCGCTACGCCGTCCTGCAGGTCACCGGCGTCTCCGACACCGGCAAGAGCCTCATGGTCGAACAGTTCGCCGTCGAGCGCGCCCGCCACGGCGAACCGTGCGTCTTCGTCACGACCGAAGCACCGGGCCCCTTCGTCGCGCTCAGCCTGCAGCTGCGCGCTCGGGCGATGGGGGTGCCGCTGGATGCCGTCGATCGCGCGGTTATCTTGGTCGACGCAGCCACCCACACCACCCTCGCCCACGACCTGGGAACGCTGCTCAGCACGCTCGCCTACGCCATCCGCACCTACCGGGCACGCGCGGTCGTCATCGACTCGCTGACCGGCTTCTACGAGGCGCGCGAGATGCAGGCACGCGAGATCGTCCGCCCGCTCTATTCGTTCCTCAAGAAGTGGCACCAGACGGCACTCGCCGTCTCCCAGAAGCGGTCCGGGCACGAACTCCTGACCGCGGAGGCGGCCGGCGGCTTCGCGGTCGGGCACATCCTGGACGGCTCGCTCGTCCTGGCCAAGCAACCGGTGCTCACAGCCCAGCAGGCCCGCCTCTACCGGATACCGATCGGCGAGACGGTGCGACTGTTCCGGATCGACGGCTGCCGGATGAGCGGGCACGATACCGCGACCCACCTGCTCGACATCACTCCCGAAGGGCTGGTGCGGATCGGGCCGCGACTCAGCGACCTCGCACGCGGGAAATCATCGACAACGGCCGGAGAGGAGGAAGCGGAATGA
- a CDS encoding extracellular solute-binding protein, whose protein sequence is MTRSLTRRQLVLALGGLSGMALLAACGQSEPTPTAAPATGSSAASPTAAPVSGSTASPTAPAVVQNPGSKVKVVYWGSFSGNLGEAEQGMVKRFNESQNDVEVEYQYQGNYEETAQKLTQALAAGTTPDIVLLSDVWWFKFYLNDVLLPLNELFATHQIDTSDYVDPLIEEGTRKGVIYWVPFARSTPLFYYNKQVWQEAGLPDRGPATWDEFVEWTAKLVKKESGNTTRYSFAHPGAASYIAWLFQPVVWQWGGRYSDPDFTIRIHEEPAVEAGRFYLSSVRDGWAVSSKDIVADFVNGAAAAMMASTASLRGITNSASFPVGTAFLPEGPNGFGCCTGGAGLAILKNKPKEVQEAAFRYLAFATSPENTMWWSQNTGYMPVRKSAIASQEMQQFYQQNPNFKTAVDQLPKTRQQDAARVWIPNGDQIIGKGLERVTVQQEDPAAVFAEVARTLEREARPVVEQLERREG, encoded by the coding sequence ATGACACGCAGTCTGACACGGCGGCAACTGGTCCTCGCGCTCGGTGGACTCTCGGGCATGGCGCTCCTCGCGGCCTGTGGGCAGAGCGAGCCGACGCCGACGGCAGCCCCAGCGACCGGGAGTTCGGCGGCCAGCCCGACTGCTGCGCCGGTGAGCGGGTCGACCGCGAGCCCGACGGCCCCAGCAGTCGTCCAGAACCCCGGCTCCAAGGTCAAAGTGGTCTACTGGGGTTCGTTCAGCGGGAATCTGGGCGAGGCTGAACAAGGGATGGTCAAGCGGTTCAACGAGTCCCAGAACGACGTCGAAGTCGAGTACCAGTACCAAGGAAACTACGAGGAGACAGCACAGAAACTGACTCAGGCTCTCGCCGCAGGCACGACACCGGACATCGTGCTGCTCTCGGACGTCTGGTGGTTCAAGTTCTACCTCAACGACGTCTTGCTTCCCTTGAACGAGCTCTTCGCCACGCACCAGATCGACACGAGTGACTACGTCGATCCGCTGATCGAAGAAGGGACCCGCAAGGGGGTCATCTACTGGGTGCCGTTCGCCCGGTCGACACCGCTCTTCTACTACAACAAGCAGGTCTGGCAAGAGGCTGGACTCCCGGACCGCGGCCCGGCGACGTGGGACGAGTTCGTCGAGTGGACTGCCAAGCTCGTCAAGAAAGAGAGTGGCAACACGACGCGCTATAGCTTTGCCCACCCGGGTGCGGCCTCGTACATCGCCTGGCTCTTCCAACCCGTCGTCTGGCAGTGGGGTGGACGGTACTCGGATCCGGACTTCACGATCCGGATTCATGAGGAACCAGCGGTCGAGGCTGGACGGTTCTACCTGTCGTCGGTGCGTGACGGCTGGGCGGTCAGTTCGAAGGATATCGTCGCGGACTTCGTCAATGGGGCTGCAGCGGCGATGATGGCGTCGACCGCGTCGCTCCGTGGCATCACCAACTCAGCGAGTTTCCCAGTGGGAACAGCGTTCCTGCCCGAAGGCCCGAACGGCTTCGGCTGCTGCACCGGGGGCGCAGGGCTCGCCATTCTCAAGAACAAGCCGAAGGAAGTCCAGGAAGCGGCCTTCAGGTACCTGGCGTTCGCGACGTCACCCGAGAACACGATGTGGTGGTCGCAGAACACCGGCTACATGCCGGTCCGCAAGTCGGCGATCGCCAGCCAGGAGATGCAGCAGTTCTACCAGCAGAATCCCAACTTCAAGACCGCGGTCGATCAGCTGCCGAAGACGCGGCAGCAGGACGCCGCGCGCGTCTGGATCCCGAACGGCGACCAGATCATCGGCAAGGGGCTGGAACGGGTGACGGTTCAGCAGGAAGACCCGGCGGCCGTCTTCGCCGAGGTTGCGCGAACACTCGAGCGCGAAGCGCGGCCGGTCGTCGAGCAGCTCGAGCGCCGCGAGGGCTGA
- a CDS encoding carbohydrate ABC transporter permease, with the protein MVRTVDVLESERRASTRARLGTLARVAFLRRAFGDWPLFVLFVAPNLLLLAVFTYWPLVYSGYLSFMQWDLISPVKVFVGLENYRFLLTDREFHEVLRNTVVFTVGTVGGTMALGLVFALLLDQPLRGIAVARGFVFVPYVLSGAAVAVFWVNMLNPRFGVVGQVASWLGTVSPDWLNHPQLAMVAVILVSIWKNVGFATIVYLAGLQRIPQELYEAATVDGAGALARFRAVTLPQLGPITLFLVVVSTIASFQAFDLIKVLTDGGPVNATTTLLFSIWEQGFVAFDAGRAAAASVLLFALLAVISLLQVRLGERRVSYD; encoded by the coding sequence ATGGTGCGGACGGTCGACGTTCTCGAGAGCGAGCGGCGGGCGAGTACGCGCGCCCGGCTAGGTACCCTGGCGCGTGTCGCGTTCCTCCGGCGAGCGTTCGGCGACTGGCCGCTCTTCGTCCTGTTCGTCGCACCCAACTTGCTCTTGCTCGCCGTCTTCACCTACTGGCCGCTCGTCTACAGCGGCTACCTGAGCTTCATGCAGTGGGACCTGATCAGTCCGGTGAAGGTCTTCGTCGGACTCGAGAACTATCGATTTCTCCTGACCGATCGCGAGTTCCACGAAGTCCTGCGCAATACCGTCGTGTTCACGGTCGGTACCGTCGGCGGCACGATGGCGCTCGGGCTGGTGTTCGCGCTGCTCCTTGACCAGCCGCTGCGCGGTATCGCGGTGGCGCGTGGCTTCGTCTTCGTGCCCTACGTGCTGAGCGGTGCGGCGGTCGCGGTCTTCTGGGTCAACATGCTCAACCCGCGCTTCGGTGTCGTCGGGCAGGTCGCGAGCTGGCTCGGGACCGTCTCACCGGACTGGCTGAACCATCCGCAGCTGGCGATGGTGGCGGTGATCCTCGTCTCCATCTGGAAGAACGTCGGTTTCGCGACGATCGTCTACCTGGCCGGACTGCAGCGGATCCCGCAGGAACTCTACGAAGCGGCGACGGTCGACGGCGCTGGCGCGCTCGCCCGGTTCCGGGCGGTGACGCTGCCGCAGCTCGGGCCGATCACGCTCTTTCTCGTCGTGGTCTCGACGATCGCCTCTTTCCAGGCTTTCGACCTCATCAAAGTACTGACCGACGGTGGCCCAGTGAACGCGACCACGACGCTGCTCTTCTCCATCTGGGAGCAGGGGTTCGTGGCCTTCGATGCGGGGCGCGCAGCGGCGGCCTCGGTGCTGCTCTTCGCGCTCCTCGCTGTCATCAGCCTCCTCCAGGTGCGTCTCGGGGAACGGAGGGTCTCCTATGACTAG
- a CDS encoding TetR/AcrR family transcriptional regulator, with protein sequence MPEATNRVAEEPVLQARARERRERILDAALEVFTRRGYREATMDEVAEAAATSKGGVYFHFPGKEQLFLALLERSADLLLQRTADALAQAADPAAKLDTALAVVLRLFSTHRALARLFLVEALAAGPAIQRALVDIRRRFAALIARELAAARDAGVIGPHDPDLAATACFGALYEVVTQWVLSGHPSDLEQAAPELRRLLRRMLDLPVPEREGDTPR encoded by the coding sequence ATGCCCGAGGCGACCAACCGAGTGGCAGAGGAGCCGGTCCTGCAGGCACGCGCTCGCGAGCGTCGCGAGCGGATCCTCGACGCAGCGCTCGAGGTCTTCACCCGGCGCGGCTATCGCGAGGCGACGATGGACGAGGTCGCTGAAGCGGCAGCCACCTCTAAAGGCGGCGTCTACTTCCACTTCCCCGGCAAGGAGCAGCTCTTCCTGGCGCTCCTCGAGCGGAGCGCCGACCTCTTGCTCCAACGCACCGCCGACGCGCTCGCCCAGGCAGCCGATCCTGCTGCCAAGCTGGATACCGCGCTCGCGGTCGTGCTCAGGCTCTTCAGTACACACCGGGCCCTCGCGCGGCTCTTCCTGGTCGAGGCGCTCGCCGCGGGCCCCGCTATCCAGCGTGCGCTCGTCGATATCCGCCGTCGCTTCGCCGCGCTCATCGCGCGCGAGCTCGCCGCGGCGCGCGACGCAGGCGTCATCGGACCGCACGATCCCGACCTGGCAGCGACCGCCTGCTTCGGTGCGCTCTACGAGGTGGTCACCCAGTGGGTGCTGAGTGGACACCCATCGGACCTCGAACAGGCAGCGCCGGAACTTCGCCGGCTCCTCCGGCGCATGCTCGATCTGCCGGTTCCCGAGCGAGAGGGCGACACACCGCGATGA